The genomic window TGCATCAGGAACAGAATTTCGACGGCGTTGTTCCTGACGTGGAAGAAAGCGACGAATGAACAAATCGGCATTGATGGTAGGTTTTGACCGTCGCATGCCGTAGAGCGAACCAGAGGACAAGCGGTTCGCCACAGACAATATGAGGCTTCAAGTGAGTGGAGCCAGACGTAAGGCGAGGTCGTCCGGCAGGAGTGTCCGGCCCTCCAGATCCAGATCCTGATTCCTCATCGAAAAGGCAATGTCGATGGCCACGGCCAGTCCGACAATCGGAGTTCATGACGATCATGCACATGATCATCACGAATTGAGTTTCGTCCAAAAATATGTGTTCTCAACTGATCACAAGATGATCGGTCTGCAGTTCCTGTTTACCACGTTATTTATGCTGCTGGTGGGCGGTGCGCTGGCACTTGCTGTGCGCTGGCAGCTGGCCTTTCCGTGGACAAAAATGCCGATCATCGGCGACCTGTTCGGTTTGCTCAGTGGTGCCGGCACGTCAATCTTCGCGGGTCAGGGTGGTCAGATCTCGCCCGAGTTCTACACCATGCTGTTTACGATGCATGCCACCGTGATGATTTTCCTGGTGATCATTCCGGTTCTCGCCGGGGCATTCGGAAATTTCCTGATCCCGCTGCAGATCGGTGCGGACGACATGGCATTTCCCACACTGAACATGTTGAGTTACTGGTTCATGCTGCCGGCGATTGCCTGCTTCGGTTTCAGCTTCTTTGCCGGCGGAGTCACCGCAGGACCTGCAGCTGGCTGGACGTCTTACCCGCTTCTGTCGGGACTCGCACAGGCGGCCCCCGGGTCCGGCGCTGCTCAAAATTACTGGCTGCTGGGACTCACATGCATCGGCGTGTCATCAATGATGGGATCCATCAACTACATGACCACGATTATCAATATGCGGGCCCCGGGCATGACCCTGTTTCGCATGCCGTTGACGATCTGGTCGATGTTCATCACCGCCATTCTTCAGGCATTTGCGCTGCCTGTCCTGACGGCAGCCGGATTTATGCTGCTGGCTGACCGGGTCATGGGAACTGTATTCTTCATTCCCTCAGGTGTGATCATCAACAACGCCGAACCAACTGTGGGAGGCGGCCAGACACTGCTGTGGCAGCATCTGTTTTGGTTCTATTCTCACCCGGCGGTGTACATCATGCTGTTGCCGGCCATGGGAATGGTTTCTGACATGTTGTCATGCATGTCGCGCAAACCAATTTTTGGCTACAAGCCGATGGTCTACTCCATGGCAGCCATCGCCGGACTGGGCTTCATTGTCTGGGGACATCATATGTTTACCAGCGGCATGAATCCGGCTTTAGGCATG from Fuerstiella sp. includes these protein-coding regions:
- a CDS encoding cbb3-type cytochrome c oxidase subunit I, encoding MATASPTIGVHDDHAHDHHELSFVQKYVFSTDHKMIGLQFLFTTLFMLLVGGALALAVRWQLAFPWTKMPIIGDLFGLLSGAGTSIFAGQGGQISPEFYTMLFTMHATVMIFLVIIPVLAGAFGNFLIPLQIGADDMAFPTLNMLSYWFMLPAIACFGFSFFAGGVTAGPAAGWTSYPLLSGLAQAAPGSGAAQNYWLLGLTCIGVSSMMGSINYMTTIINMRAPGMTLFRMPLTIWSMFITAILQAFALPVLTAAGFMLLADRVMGTVFFIPSGVIINNAEPTVGGGQTLLWQHLFWFYSHPAVYIMLLPAMGMVSDMLSCMSRKPIFGYKPMVYSMAAIAGLGFIVWGHHMFTSGMNPALGMSFMTSTMMIALPSAIKTFNWIGTMWGGRVQFNTVLLNCAGFVGMFIVGGLSGLFMAAVPVDIYFHDTYFIVAHFHYVLFGSTLFGVFGAIHFWFPKMFGRLMNETVGKWHFALTFIGFNGTFFPMHLLGIAGMPRRYADPYLHPWMEHLKSMNQFMTWCAILMGLAQLLLIGNFLISIFKGKKCGRNPWGANGLEWSAPSPPGHGNFDVPPVCYRGPYEYSSPEADMLDQDFILQTEPPPQSDSVSVGEGEESAHT